One Cynocephalus volans isolate mCynVol1 chromosome 5, mCynVol1.pri, whole genome shotgun sequence DNA window includes the following coding sequences:
- the HMGN3 gene encoding high mobility group nucleosome-binding domain-containing protein 3 isoform X2 produces the protein MPKRKSPENTEGKDGPKVTKQEPTRRSARLSAKPAPPKPEPKPRKTSAKKEPGTKINRGAKGKKEEKQEAGKEGTAPSENGETKAEEIHISRSTVNVSSSRGTPPSTLSVKGQIETAQKTESVDNEGE, from the exons tcTCCAGAAAATACAGAGGGCAAAGATGGACCCAAAGTAACTAAACAGGAG CCCACAAGACGGTCTGCCAGATTGTCAGCG AAACCTGCTCCACCAAAACCTGAACCTAAACCAAGAAAAACATCTGCTAAG AAAGAACCTGGAACAAAGATTAACAGAGGTGCtaaagggaagaaggaggaaaagcaGGAAGCTGGAAAGGAAGGTACTGCACCATCTGAAAATGGTGAAACTAAAGCTGAAGAG ATCCACATCTCTCGCTCAACTGTTAATGTCTCATCCTCCAGAGGTACCCCACCCAGCACACTGTCAGTAAAAGGGCAGATTGAAACA GCACAGAaaactgaatctgtagataacgAGGGAGAATGA
- the HMGN3 gene encoding high mobility group nucleosome-binding domain-containing protein 3 isoform X5, giving the protein MPKRKSPENTEGKDGPKVTKQEPTRRSARLSAKPAPPKPEPKPRKTSAKKEPGTKINRGAKGKKEEKQEAGKEGTAPSENGETKAEEAQKTESVDNEGE; this is encoded by the exons tcTCCAGAAAATACAGAGGGCAAAGATGGACCCAAAGTAACTAAACAGGAG CCCACAAGACGGTCTGCCAGATTGTCAGCG AAACCTGCTCCACCAAAACCTGAACCTAAACCAAGAAAAACATCTGCTAAG AAAGAACCTGGAACAAAGATTAACAGAGGTGCtaaagggaagaaggaggaaaagcaGGAAGCTGGAAAGGAAGGTACTGCACCATCTGAAAATGGTGAAACTAAAGCTGAAGAG GCACAGAaaactgaatctgtagataacgAGGGAGAATGA
- the HMGN3 gene encoding high mobility group nucleosome-binding domain-containing protein 3 isoform X6: protein MPKRKSPENTEGKDGPKVTKQEPTRRSARLSAKPAPPKPEPKPRKTSAKKEPGTKINRGAKGKKEEKQEAGKEGTEN from the exons tcTCCAGAAAATACAGAGGGCAAAGATGGACCCAAAGTAACTAAACAGGAG CCCACAAGACGGTCTGCCAGATTGTCAGCG AAACCTGCTCCACCAAAACCTGAACCTAAACCAAGAAAAACATCTGCTAAG AAAGAACCTGGAACAAAGATTAACAGAGGTGCtaaagggaagaaggaggaaaagcaGGAAGCTGGAAAGGAAG GCACAGAaaactga
- the HMGN3 gene encoding high mobility group nucleosome-binding domain-containing protein 3 isoform X3: MPKRKSPENTEGKDGPKVTKQEPTRRSARLSAKPAPPKPEPKPRKTSAKKEPGTKINRGAKGKKEEKQEAGKEGTAPSENGETKAEEIHISRSTVNVSSSRGTPPSTLSVKGQIETVRVKGTEN, translated from the exons tcTCCAGAAAATACAGAGGGCAAAGATGGACCCAAAGTAACTAAACAGGAG CCCACAAGACGGTCTGCCAGATTGTCAGCG AAACCTGCTCCACCAAAACCTGAACCTAAACCAAGAAAAACATCTGCTAAG AAAGAACCTGGAACAAAGATTAACAGAGGTGCtaaagggaagaaggaggaaaagcaGGAAGCTGGAAAGGAAGGTACTGCACCATCTGAAAATGGTGAAACTAAAGCTGAAGAG ATCCACATCTCTCGCTCAACTGTTAATGTCTCATCCTCCAGAGGTACCCCACCCAGCACACTGTCAGTAAAAGGGCAGATTGAAACAGTGAGAGTTAAGG GCACAGAaaactga
- the HMGN3 gene encoding high mobility group nucleosome-binding domain-containing protein 3 isoform X4 → MPKRKSPENTEGKDGPKVTKQEPTRRSARLSAKPAPPKPEPKPRKTSAKKEPGTKINRGAKGKKEEKQEAGKEGTAPSENGETKAEEIHISRSTVNVSSSRGTEN, encoded by the exons tcTCCAGAAAATACAGAGGGCAAAGATGGACCCAAAGTAACTAAACAGGAG CCCACAAGACGGTCTGCCAGATTGTCAGCG AAACCTGCTCCACCAAAACCTGAACCTAAACCAAGAAAAACATCTGCTAAG AAAGAACCTGGAACAAAGATTAACAGAGGTGCtaaagggaagaaggaggaaaagcaGGAAGCTGGAAAGGAAGGTACTGCACCATCTGAAAATGGTGAAACTAAAGCTGAAGAG ATCCACATCTCTCGCTCAACTGTTAATGTCTCATCCTCCAGAG GCACAGAaaactga
- the HMGN3 gene encoding high mobility group nucleosome-binding domain-containing protein 3 isoform X1 has protein sequence MPKRKSPENTEGKDGPKVTKQEPTRRSARLSAKPAPPKPEPKPRKTSAKKEPGTKINRGAKGKKEEKQEAGKEGTAPSENGETKAEEIHISRSTVNVSSSRGTPPSTLSVKGQIETVRVKGTVENSACLQ, from the exons tcTCCAGAAAATACAGAGGGCAAAGATGGACCCAAAGTAACTAAACAGGAG CCCACAAGACGGTCTGCCAGATTGTCAGCG AAACCTGCTCCACCAAAACCTGAACCTAAACCAAGAAAAACATCTGCTAAG AAAGAACCTGGAACAAAGATTAACAGAGGTGCtaaagggaagaaggaggaaaagcaGGAAGCTGGAAAGGAAGGTACTGCACCATCTGAAAATGGTGAAACTAAAGCTGAAGAG ATCCACATCTCTCGCTCAACTGTTAATGTCTCATCCTCCAGAGGTACCCCACCCAGCACACTGTCAGTAAAAGGGCAGATTGAAACAGTGAGAGTTAAGGGTACAGTAGAAAATTCTGCATGTTTGCAGTGA